The Entelurus aequoreus isolate RoL-2023_Sb linkage group LG23, RoL_Eaeq_v1.1, whole genome shotgun sequence genome has a window encoding:
- the LOC133641184 gene encoding uncharacterized protein K02A2.6-like yields MATYGTVGEFVEGHEDWTEYEERLGHFFSANGITEEDKKRSILLSACGAKTYKLIRNLATPRKPGEIPYDDLVTLVGNHHNPKPSVIVQRFKFHSYFRRQGQSVANFVAELRQLSEHCDFGAVLDDMLRDRLVCGINNDATQRRLLGETPPLTFKKALEISQGMEMAANNAKDIQKGHGGAQTAAVHHVRRETGKHERKVECFRCGGGHYANDCKFKDVVCHACNKKGHLAKKCRSSKGKGKPGLGKMQQAQAATHHLDEEDKEAVCSFNMFGVETDEEPPEPYYATVTVGGQDIKFEIDSGATASVISEDTYRRTWGFNQPPIRPSKLKLRTYTGQPIPHLGVVYVDILAEGQKAKGRLVIAKGRGPSLLGRDVLRKIRLNWHEIKYASTTEVTLQRYSDVFKDELGTLKGMTVKLHVDPEATPRFFKPRAVPYAMKGKVEEELERLQKLGIIKPVQFSRWAAPIVPVLKEDKTARICGDYKVTVNQVSKLEEYPLPRIDDLFATLAGGKLFTKLDMSQAYQQLLLDEDSKEYVTINTHKGLFKYNRLVFGVASSPAIFQRTMDTLLQGIPHVAVYLDDILVTGATEVEHLANLEEVLKRLSEAGLRLKRSKCVFLAPSVTYLGHRITAQGLCPVEDKVRAIKEAPNPKCITELRSFLGMVNYYGKFLPDLSKVLAPLYKLLHNDTKWQWCEEQEAAFKEVKELLHSATLLVHYDPDKQITLSCDASPYGVGAVLSHVMEDGSEKPVGFASRTLTKAEQGYSQLDKEGLAIVFAVKRFHQYLYGRAFKIYTDHKPLMSLFSETKCIPPLASARIQRWALTLSAYQYAIEYRAGKDNANADALSRLPLPDTPAVTYVPPETVFSLEKLEETPVKASRIKQWTERDPVMSQVKTFLLQGWPSVIEGEELRPYTKRKTELSLQDGCIFWGARVIVPPPGRSQIVEEIHETHPGASRMKSLARSYVWWPGLDKDLEDKVKGCTQCQINQNMPPPAPLHPWEWPDRPWSRLHMDFAGPFKGQMFLLMVDAHSKWIEAHIMSNITAPTTIDKLRQVFAVHGLPDTLVTDNGPTFTSELFSEFMQQNGIHHIRTAPFHPASNGLAERAVQTVKEGLKRMTGDSLSTQLSRFLFKYRLTPQTTTGRTPAEMLMGRRPKSRLDLLRPDMKAKVQGKQEKQKERHDQHARERQLKPDDCVYVRNFSSNNNQQWLPGIILKRSGPVSYVVKLTDGRIFRRHQDHVRLRQDTGSETDSSTEFPGAGPTAVGVGSPESETRTEVSVSSGEDGHSHTDIQTSPSLPTPDPPKSPTPAVSAGSPEVVRRSHRTRKPPDRLNV; encoded by the coding sequence ATGGCTACATATGGGACTGTCGGTGAATTTGTGGAGGGACACGAGGACTGGACGGAGTATGAAGAAAGGTTGGGACACTTTTTCTCTGCTAATGGGATTACAGAAGAGGATAAAAAGCGCTCTATTCTCCTGagtgcgtgtggagcaaagacttatAAGTTGATAAGGAACTTGGCCACACCGCGGAAACCGGGAGAGATCCCATATGATGATCTTGTCACGCTCGTGGGAAACCACCACAATCCAAAACCTTCTGTGATAGTCCAAAGATTCAAGTTTCACAGCTACTTCAGGAGGCAAGGTCAGTCTGTGGCTAACTTTGTAGCCGAGTTACGGCAGCTGTCAGAACATTGTGATTTCGGGGCAGTGTTAGATGATATGCTACGTGACAGATTAGTGTGCGGCATTAATAATGACGCCACACAACGCCGCCTGCTGGGGGAAACTCCACCACTGACGTTCAAGAAAGCTCTGGAAATCTCCCAAGGCATGGAGATGGCTGCTAATAATGCCAAGGATATCCAGAAAGGACATGGAGGAGCACAAACAGCAGCAGTGCACCATGTCAGGAGAGAGACTGGTAAGCATGAAAGAAAAGTGGAGTGTTTTCGTTGTGGAGGGGGACACTATGCAAATGACTGTAAATTTAAAGACGTTGTTTGTCATGCTTGTAACAAAAAGGGACATTTAGCCAAAAAGTGCAGAAGCTCAAAGGGGAAGGGCAAGCCGGGGCTGGGAAAAATGCAGCAGGCTCAGGCAGCCACACATCACCTAGATGAAGAAGATAAAGAGGCTGTgtgttcttttaacatgtttggtGTGGAAACGGATGAAGAACCACCTGAGCCTTACTATGCAACAGTCACTGTAGGAGGGCAGGACATTAAGTTTGAGATTGATTCAGGAGCTACAGCCTCCGTTATCAGTGAAGACACTTACAGGAGGACGTGGGGGTTTAACCAGCCTCCCATCCGCCCATCAAAGCTCAAACTTAGGACCTATACAGGGCAGCCCATTCCTCATTTGGGAGTGGTTTATGTGGACATTTTAGCAGAGGGTCAAAAAGCTAAAGGCAGGCTGGTGATCGCTAAAGGCAGAGGGCCCAGTCTTTTGGGCCGCGATGTGCTTAGAAAAATCCGACTCAACTGGCATGAAATAAAATATGCAAGCACAACAGAGGTCACTCTGCAGCGATACAGTGATGTGTTCAAGGATGAGCTGGGAACACTTAAGGGCATGACAGTAAAGCTCCATGTTGACCCTGAAGCCACACCTAGGTTTTTCAAGCCCAGAGCAGTGCCCTATGCCATGAAAGGCAAAGTTGAAGAGGAACTGGAACGATTACAGAAGCTGGGCATCATCAAGCCCGTCCAGTTTTCAAGGTGGGCAGCACCCATTGTTCCAGTGTTAAAGGAGGACAAAACTGCACGGATATGCGGGGACTACAAAGTCACAGTGAATCAGGTCTCTAAGCTGGAGGAGTATCCATTGCCACGCATAGACGACCTGTTTGCGACCCTGGCAGGGGGTAAGCTGTTCACAAAGCTGGACATGAGCCAGGCCTACCAACAGCTACTGCTCGACGAGGATTCAAAAGAGTACGtcacgatcaacacacacaaaggtTTATTCAAATACAATCGCCTGGTGTTTGGAGTGGCATCCAGTCCTGCCATTTTCCAAAGAACAATGGACACTCTGCTGCAGGGGATTCCGCATGTAGCAGTGTACTTAGATGATATTTTGGTCACAGGGGCCACGGAGGTGGAGCATCTGGCTAACTTGGAAGAGGTGCTGAAGAGACTCTCAGAAGCAGGGCTGCGATTAAAGCGCAGCAAATGTGTGTTTCTAGCACCAAGTGTGACCTATCTGGGACACAGGATCACAGCACAGGGACTCTGCCCAGTGGAAGACAAAGTGAGAGCTATTAAGGAAGCTCCAAACCCCaaatgcatcactgaactcagatcgTTTTTAGGCATGGTGAACTATTATGGCAAGTTTCTGCCCGACCTCTCAAAAGTTTTGGCCCCACTGTACAAGTTGCTTCACAATGACACGAAATGGCAGTGGTGTGAGGAGCAGGAGGCAGCTTTCAAGGAAGTGAAAGAGCTCCTCCATTCAGCAACGCTCCTGGTTCACTATGACCCGGATAAACAGATAACACTTTCATGCGACGCCTCGCCCTATGGAGTCGGGGCAGTTCTTTCGCATGTAATGGAGGACGGATCAGAGAAGCCGGTTGGCTTTGCTTCACGTACCCTGACAAAAGCGGAGCAGGGATACTCACAGCTAGACAAAGAAGGTCTGGCCATCGTGTTCGCTGTCAAGCGCTTTCATCAGTATCTCTATGGTCGCGCATTCAAGATCTACACAGACCATAAGCCACTGATGAGCCTGTTCAGTGAGACCAAATGTATCCCACCGCTGGCCTCAGCCAGGATACAACGTTGGGCGCTCACACTGTCAGCCTACCAGTACGCCATAGAGTACAGAGCAGGTAAGGATAACGCAAATGCCGATGCACTGAGTCGGCTGCCTTTACCTGACACGCCTGCTGTTACTTATGTGCCTCCAGAGACTGTTTTCTCACTGGAAAAGCTGGAAGAGACACCTGTGAAAGCATCCCGGATCAAACAGTGGACAGAGAGGGACCCAGTCATGTCCCAAGTAAAAACTTTCCTTTTACAAGGCTGGCCCAGTGTGATAGAAGGAGAGGAGTTGAGGCCTTATACTAAACGTAAAACTGAACTGAGTCTGCAAGATGGCTGCATCTTTTGGGGTGCGAGGGTCATTGTACCTCCCCCAGGCCGTTCACAGATTGTGGAGGAAATACATGAGACTCATCCAGGTGCATCGCGGATGAAAAGCCTCGCAAGATCCTATGTCTGGTGGCCAGGACTGGATAAGGATCTGGAGGACAAAGTGAAAGGATGCACGCAGTGTCAGATTAATCAGAACATGCCTCCACCTGCTCCTTTGCACCCATGGGAGTGGCCAGACCGTCCCTGGTCTAGGCTACATATGGACTTTGCGGGCCCTTTTAAGGGGCAGATGTTTCTCCTAATGGTGGATGCGCATTCTAAATGGATTGAGGCCCACATCATGAGCAACATCACAGCCCCCACAACCATCGACAAACTCAGGCAAGTGTTTGCAGTACACGGCTTGCCTGACACACTAGTCACTGATAATGGTCCGACTTTCACCAGCGAGTTGTTCAGTGAGTTCATGCAACAGAACGGCATTCATCACATAAGAACAGCTCCTTTCCACCCAGCCTCAAATGGACTGGCGGAGCGGGCTGTTCAGACAGTGAAGGAGGGCCTGAAGCGAATGACAGGTGACTCACTCAGCACTCAGCTTTCACGATTCCTGTTTAAATACCGCCTCACGCCACAGACTACAACGGGGCGCACGCCAGCAGAGATGCTGATGGGGCGTCGGCCCAAGTCAAGACTGGACCTGCTGCGTCCGGACATGAAGGCAAAAGtgcagggaaagcaggaaaaacagaaagaaagacatGATCAACATGCACGTGAGAGACAGTTGAAACCAGATGACTGTGTCTATGTGAGAAACTTCAGCAGCAACAACAACCAGCAGTGGCTACCTGGGATTATTCTCAAGAGGAGTGGGCCAGTTTCCTACGTTGTTAAGCTGACTGATGGACGTATCTTCCGCAGACATCAGGACCATGTGCGCCTGCGGCAGgatacaggctcagagacagacaGTTCCACTGAGTTTCCAGGGGCTGGACCAACAGCAGTAGGGGTGGGTTCGCCAGAGTCTGAGACAAGGACAGAGGTTTCTGTTTCCTCTGGAGAGGATGGACACTCTCACACTGACATCCAGACCTCTCCCAGTCTCCCTACACCAGATCCACCGAAGTCACCCACACCAGCGGTGTCTGCTGGGTCACCAGAGGTAGTGCGAAGGTCGCATCGCACTCGCAAACCTCCAGACAGACTGAATGTGTGA